One genomic region from Eptesicus fuscus isolate TK198812 chromosome 18, DD_ASM_mEF_20220401, whole genome shotgun sequence encodes:
- the MRAS gene encoding ras-related protein M-Ras encodes MATSAVPSDNLPTYKLVVVGDGGVGKSALTIQFFQKIFVPDYDPTIEDSYLKHTEIDNQWAILDVLDTAGQEEFSAMREQYMRTGDGFLIVFSVTDKASFEHVDRFHQLILRVKDRESFPMILVANKVDLMHLRKITREQGKEMATKHNIPYIETSAKDPPLNVDKAFHDLVRVIRQQIPEKSQKKKKKTKWRGDRATGTHKLQCVIL; translated from the exons ATGGCAACCAGCGCCGTCCCCAGCGACAACCTGCCCACCTAcaagctggtggtggtgggggatgggggcgtGGGCAAGAGTGCCCTCACCATCCAGTTCTTCCAGAAGATCTTTGTGCCTGACTACGACCCCACCATCGAAGACTCCTACCTGAAACACACAGAGATTGACAATCAGTGGGCCATCTTGGACG TTCTGGACACGGCCGGGCAGGAGGAGTTCAGTGCCATGCGGGAGCAGTACATGCGCACGGGGGACGGCTTCCTCATCGTCTTCTCAGTCACGGACAAGGCCAGCTTCGAGCACGTGGACCGCTTCCACCAGCTCATCCTGCGCGTCAAGGACAG GGAGTCATTCCCGATGATCCTCGTGGCCAACAAGGTCGATTTGATGCATTTGAGGAAAATCACCAGGGAGCAAGGAAAAGAAATGGCGACCAAACACAAT ATCCCATACATAGAAACCAGTGCCAAGGACCCACCTCTCAACGTGGACAAAGCCTTCCATGACCTGGTCAGAGTAATCAG GCAACAGATTCCAGAAAAgagccagaagaagaagaagaaaaccaaatGGCGAGGAGACCGGGCCACTGGTACCCACAAACTTCAGTGTGTGATATTGTGA